From Demequina lutea, a single genomic window includes:
- the mraY gene encoding phospho-N-acetylmuramoyl-pentapeptide-transferase, producing MRAIVLAGVISTLISLFGTPWVIRYLNKRQFGQFIRQDGPASHHTKRGTPTMGGVVIIFAAVVGWGLGNLIAHRQPNVSSVLVVGLMLGLGLVGFLDDGIKITRERSLGLKARWKIALQAVVGITFSLLALQFPNGRGVYPASKAISFLRDTSMDLAIWGPTVAVIGFVVWSNFLITAWSNAVNLTDGLDGLATGAAIIFFGAYVLVNIWQSNQLCGVKNFDPATCYQVRDPQDLAILSAAIAGASVGFLWWNTSPAKIFMGDTGSLALGGAIAGITIVSRTEILGGIIGGLFVIIVLSSVIQIGFFKISGGKRVFRMAPLHHHFELLGWGEVTIVTRFWIVAILLSGFGMGLFYAQWVSNLGPGG from the coding sequence ATGAGGGCGATAGTGCTCGCAGGGGTGATTTCGACTCTCATCTCCCTGTTCGGCACGCCCTGGGTGATTCGGTACCTCAACAAGCGTCAGTTTGGGCAGTTCATTCGCCAGGACGGACCCGCGTCGCACCACACGAAGCGCGGCACCCCGACGATGGGCGGCGTCGTGATCATCTTCGCGGCTGTCGTCGGCTGGGGGCTGGGAAACCTGATCGCTCATCGCCAGCCGAACGTGTCTTCCGTTCTCGTGGTGGGTTTGATGCTCGGCTTGGGGCTCGTCGGCTTTCTCGACGACGGAATCAAAATCACCAGGGAGCGTTCGCTCGGCCTGAAGGCCAGATGGAAGATCGCGCTTCAGGCCGTGGTGGGAATCACGTTCTCCCTGCTGGCGCTCCAGTTTCCCAACGGACGCGGCGTCTACCCGGCCTCGAAGGCGATCTCGTTCCTGCGGGACACCTCGATGGACTTGGCGATCTGGGGCCCAACTGTCGCCGTCATCGGGTTCGTGGTGTGGTCCAACTTCCTCATCACGGCCTGGTCGAACGCCGTCAACCTCACCGACGGCCTCGACGGCCTCGCGACGGGCGCGGCGATCATCTTCTTCGGCGCCTACGTCCTGGTGAATATTTGGCAGAGCAACCAGCTGTGCGGCGTCAAGAACTTCGACCCCGCCACGTGCTACCAGGTGAGAGATCCGCAGGACCTGGCGATCCTTTCCGCGGCGATTGCGGGGGCGAGCGTCGGCTTCCTGTGGTGGAACACCTCGCCCGCGAAGATCTTCATGGGAGACACCGGTTCCCTGGCGCTCGGTGGCGCCATCGCCGGAATCACGATCGTCAGCCGGACCGAGATTCTGGGTGGCATCATCGGCGGCCTGTTCGTCATCATCGTGCTCAGCTCGGTCATTCAAATCGGCTTCTTCAAGATCTCGGGGGGCAAGCGGGTCTTCAGGATGGCTCCGCTCCATCACCACTTTGAGCTGCTCGGGTGGGGTGAGGTCACGATCGTCACCAGATTCTGGATTGTCGCGATCCTCTTGTCGGGTTTTGGCATGGGGCTCTTCTACGCCCAATGGGTGTCCAACCTGGGCCCAGGCGGCTGA
- the murG gene encoding undecaprenyldiphospho-muramoylpentapeptide beta-N-acetylglucosaminyltransferase, protein MARILLAGGGTAGHANPLLATAEELLSRGHDVAALGTAEGLEAELVARAGIDFYVVPKVPLPRRPSLDLLKLPSRLGSAVRAGTRAIDAIEAQAVVGFGGYVSTPAYLAARRRKVPIVVHEGNVSPGIANRLGARWAAAVAVTFEGTPLRGAEVTGLPMRLAITELAGRLSDGRTRTELRARARESWGWDADAPTLLITGGSTGAANLNAATAGAIEHLVQHGVHVIHLTGRGKSEGAERARGNLAARHRDMYVIREYVHDMETAFAAADAVVCRAGAGTVCEISALGLPAVYVPLPHGNGEQALNAKGAVEAGAATLIRDGDLNATSLELAAEPLVLDATTQEAARAAAATVGIVDGAARLANIVERVVKA, encoded by the coding sequence GTGGCTAGGATCCTGCTCGCAGGCGGCGGCACTGCAGGTCACGCCAATCCGCTGCTCGCGACCGCCGAGGAACTCTTGTCGAGGGGCCACGACGTCGCGGCCCTGGGCACGGCCGAGGGCCTCGAGGCGGAGTTGGTTGCTCGGGCAGGGATCGACTTCTACGTGGTCCCCAAGGTGCCCTTGCCCCGCAGGCCATCGCTCGATTTGCTGAAGCTTCCCTCGCGATTGGGCTCGGCGGTTCGCGCAGGCACTCGCGCGATTGACGCGATCGAGGCTCAGGCAGTCGTGGGCTTCGGCGGCTACGTCTCGACCCCTGCCTACCTCGCCGCGCGCCGGCGCAAGGTGCCGATCGTGGTGCATGAGGGCAACGTCTCACCCGGGATCGCGAACAGGCTCGGTGCGCGCTGGGCCGCCGCGGTCGCGGTGACCTTCGAGGGAACGCCCTTGCGCGGAGCGGAGGTCACGGGCCTTCCGATGCGTCTGGCAATCACGGAGCTCGCGGGGAGGCTCTCCGACGGCCGGACGAGAACCGAACTTCGAGCGCGAGCGCGCGAGTCCTGGGGTTGGGACGCGGATGCTCCCACCTTGCTCATCACCGGAGGCTCCACGGGTGCGGCCAACCTCAACGCGGCCACGGCGGGGGCGATCGAACACTTGGTACAGCACGGGGTTCACGTGATCCACCTCACCGGCAGGGGCAAGTCCGAAGGCGCCGAGCGCGCTCGCGGCAATCTGGCTGCCAGGCACCGCGACATGTACGTCATACGGGAGTATGTGCACGACATGGAGACGGCGTTTGCCGCCGCCGATGCGGTCGTGTGTCGCGCGGGCGCGGGCACGGTGTGCGAGATTTCCGCGCTGGGACTTCCCGCGGTGTATGTGCCCTTGCCGCATGGCAACGGCGAGCAGGCGCTCAATGCCAAGGGAGCAGTCGAGGCGGGAGCAGCCACGCTGATTCGTGACGGCGATCTCAATGCCACCTCTCTTGAATTGGCCGCGGAACCGCTCGTTCTCGACGCCACGACTCAGGAGGCGGCGCGAGCGGCCGCCGCGACCGTGGGCATCGTCGACGGCGCCGCGAGGCTCGCGAATATTGTCGAACGTGTGGTGAAGGCATGA
- the murD gene encoding UDP-N-acetylmuramoyl-L-alanine--D-glutamate ligase, translating to MLDMIAPASPDGGEHLAGARFLVLGMGVGGTSTVRALDEVGASAVSVDANGGADATSIEGLRLGEFDAVMVSAAFAPHSAPVLACQAAGLPLWSEMEFAWRVRASDAPWVMVTGTNGKTTTTQMVGSIATAAGLDVKVCGNMGEPVIDAARAGHGLLAVEIASLQLHFTSTISPAATVCLNVDSDHLDWHGSLEAYRADKARVYRHVRTAAVYPARDRLVEAMVEEADVIEGCRAVGVTLGAPSISQLGVVDGILLDRSFGDARHRQAIEIGHVSDLQHLVSGDVPPYLVTNALSAAALVRAVGGSPEAVGAGLRAFSLDHHRTAFVRWLDDVAYVDDSKATNAHAAIAAFGGRPARSVVWIAGGLAKGQTFDSLVAEVRDRLRAVVLIGVEAEPLAAALAEHAADVPVKRIGPGETVMSDAVEAARELAHPGDTVLLSPACASMDQFRDYADRGEAFAERVRSLEGS from the coding sequence ATGCTCGACATGATCGCCCCCGCCTCGCCCGACGGCGGAGAGCACCTTGCGGGCGCGCGATTCCTGGTCCTTGGCATGGGCGTCGGTGGAACCTCCACCGTGCGGGCACTCGACGAGGTCGGTGCAAGCGCCGTTTCTGTGGACGCGAACGGTGGCGCCGATGCCACGTCGATCGAGGGGCTGAGGCTCGGCGAATTCGACGCCGTCATGGTCTCCGCGGCATTCGCCCCCCACAGTGCTCCCGTTCTCGCTTGCCAAGCGGCGGGCCTCCCGTTGTGGTCTGAGATGGAGTTCGCCTGGCGAGTACGCGCAAGCGATGCGCCATGGGTCATGGTCACGGGCACCAACGGCAAGACCACCACGACCCAAATGGTGGGCTCCATCGCGACCGCAGCGGGACTCGATGTCAAGGTGTGCGGCAACATGGGCGAACCCGTGATCGACGCCGCACGGGCCGGTCACGGCCTTCTGGCGGTCGAGATTGCGAGCCTCCAGCTTCACTTCACCTCGACGATTTCGCCGGCAGCCACCGTGTGCCTCAACGTCGACAGCGATCACCTCGATTGGCATGGCTCGCTCGAGGCGTACCGCGCCGACAAGGCCCGCGTCTACAGGCATGTGCGCACCGCCGCCGTCTACCCCGCACGTGATCGCCTGGTCGAGGCGATGGTCGAGGAGGCGGACGTCATCGAGGGGTGCAGGGCGGTAGGCGTGACCCTCGGCGCCCCATCGATCTCCCAGCTAGGAGTCGTCGACGGAATCCTGCTTGACAGGTCCTTCGGCGACGCCCGTCACCGCCAGGCCATCGAGATCGGCCATGTGAGTGACCTGCAGCATCTGGTCTCCGGTGATGTTCCGCCCTACCTCGTCACGAACGCGCTCAGCGCCGCCGCGCTCGTACGCGCGGTGGGCGGGTCGCCCGAGGCAGTCGGCGCAGGGCTTCGTGCCTTCTCGCTTGACCACCACCGCACGGCTTTCGTGAGGTGGCTGGACGATGTGGCCTACGTGGACGACTCGAAGGCAACGAACGCGCACGCGGCCATCGCGGCCTTCGGCGGCAGGCCGGCCCGCTCCGTCGTGTGGATCGCGGGAGGACTCGCAAAGGGTCAGACCTTCGACTCGCTCGTAGCGGAGGTTCGTGATCGACTGCGGGCGGTTGTCCTCATCGGCGTGGAAGCGGAGCCGCTGGCCGCCGCGCTCGCCGAACACGCCGCAGACGTCCCCGTGAAGCGCATCGGCCCGGGTGAAACTGTGATGAGTGACGCCGTTGAGGCGGCACGAGAACTCGCTCACCCTGGCGACACCGTGCTGTTGTCTCCCGCGTGCGCATCGATGGATCAATTCCGCGACTACGCGGACCGAGGCGAGGCCTTTGCCGAGAGGGTGAGGTCGCTGGAAGGGAGCTGA
- a CDS encoding FtsW/RodA/SpoVE family cell cycle protein, with amino-acid sequence MTAEPNRVVRANLWSSPAMSYYLLVASTSILLLLGLAVVLSSSSIASIRQQNGNPWALFLIQLAALAAGLGALVVGSRLSVAGWKRVTPWVFYGAIGLLVIVMTSGLAIGGNRNWVKLGPVTVQPSEMAKLGLALYLGIVLSTFRKHLTTFKRIMVPGGVAALVVLGLVLAGKDMGTAIILAMLVAAAFWVAGLPFRFFAVGGVAAAAAMTVLVFAASSRVARILTWASPNCDPTAACYQQTHGTWALASGGLWGVGPGMSREKWGYLPAADNDFIFAILGEEFGLIGTLLVLVAFTMMLIAVSRIVRRHKDTFAQIASAAIGAWLIGQAFVNIAVVLELLPVTGIPLPLVSSGGSSLVASLAAIGALMAFARSEPGAKQAFSARPSVMRRSIAVMARGRVLRGNRG; translated from the coding sequence GTGACGGCTGAGCCGAATCGCGTCGTACGCGCGAACCTCTGGTCCTCCCCGGCCATGAGTTACTACTTGCTGGTTGCCTCGACGTCGATACTCCTTCTGCTCGGCCTAGCAGTGGTGTTGTCGAGTTCTTCGATCGCGTCCATCCGTCAACAAAACGGCAATCCATGGGCGCTCTTTCTCATCCAGCTTGCGGCGCTAGCGGCAGGCCTCGGCGCACTCGTCGTCGGCTCGCGCCTGTCGGTCGCCGGGTGGAAGCGTGTGACTCCATGGGTGTTCTATGGAGCGATTGGGCTGCTCGTCATCGTGATGACTTCCGGTTTGGCAATCGGAGGTAACCGCAACTGGGTCAAGCTTGGCCCCGTGACCGTGCAGCCCTCCGAGATGGCCAAGTTGGGGCTCGCGCTCTACCTTGGAATCGTCCTCTCAACCTTCAGGAAACACCTCACCACGTTCAAGCGAATCATGGTTCCGGGTGGGGTCGCCGCGTTGGTAGTCCTTGGACTGGTGCTGGCGGGCAAGGACATGGGAACCGCGATTATCCTGGCGATGCTCGTTGCCGCGGCGTTCTGGGTTGCGGGCCTCCCTTTCCGCTTCTTCGCGGTAGGAGGCGTTGCCGCGGCGGCCGCGATGACGGTGCTGGTCTTCGCCGCCAGTTCGAGGGTGGCGCGCATCCTGACGTGGGCTTCACCCAATTGCGATCCCACCGCCGCTTGCTATCAGCAGACGCACGGCACGTGGGCGCTTGCCTCGGGCGGGCTGTGGGGTGTGGGCCCCGGGATGAGTCGGGAGAAGTGGGGATACCTTCCCGCGGCCGACAACGACTTCATCTTTGCGATCCTCGGCGAGGAGTTCGGGCTCATCGGCACCCTGCTGGTGCTGGTGGCGTTCACGATGATGCTGATCGCCGTAAGCCGCATCGTGCGCCGCCACAAGGACACCTTCGCGCAAATAGCTTCCGCCGCCATCGGCGCCTGGCTCATTGGTCAGGCCTTCGTCAACATTGCGGTCGTACTCGAACTCCTGCCGGTCACCGGCATTCCGCTGCCGCTTGTATCTTCCGGGGGTTCGTCCCTCGTCGCCTCGCTAGCCGCGATCGGGGCACTGATGGCTTTCGCGCGCTCCGAACCCGGTGCGAAACAGGCATTCTCCGCTCGACCGTCGGTCATGCGGCGCTCGATCGCAGTGATGGCAAGGGGGCGCGTGTTGAGGGGGAACCGTGGCTAG
- the murC gene encoding UDP-N-acetylmuramate--L-alanine ligase, translating into MRFHFIGVGGSGMSAVARLVAARGVTVTGTDKKRSAYFSALEAAGVDVRVGHDPDLVVGADVVVISTAVRESNPELERARSLGIDVWHRSEALAWALAGKRLVSVAGSHGKTTTSALVAHVLHTCGVDASYAVGARVYGVEGAVAGGYGGSAMEAVVEADESDGSFMRYDTAIAIVLNVESDHLDFYGSFEAVERAFVDFASKAPVVIACADDAGSARVADAAEAAGSRVIRYAASSLRTPAKLADVQVDVDSVTWGDVSVPLMVPIPGAHQRLNAAAAWAAVVELGVEPGRAAAAIASFAGTGRRFELRGEVDGVRVIDDYAHHPTEVAAVLAAARSAGAGRLVVLFQPALFTRTQALGAEFGRALSIDDAALILAPVHGDREDPIPGVSSQLIADAVTLGFGTTLELADDLADAASRAAAAARPGDTIMTIGSGTVTEAAGWIVSALEARRG; encoded by the coding sequence ATGAGGTTTCATTTCATTGGAGTGGGTGGCTCGGGAATGTCCGCCGTCGCGCGCCTTGTCGCCGCGCGTGGAGTGACTGTCACCGGCACCGACAAGAAGCGCAGCGCGTACTTTTCTGCCCTCGAAGCCGCCGGCGTCGACGTCCGCGTGGGCCACGATCCCGATCTGGTCGTGGGCGCCGACGTGGTCGTTATTTCTACCGCGGTGCGCGAGTCGAATCCCGAACTAGAGCGGGCCAGGAGCCTTGGGATCGACGTGTGGCATCGCTCGGAGGCCCTCGCGTGGGCCCTCGCGGGCAAGCGATTGGTTTCCGTTGCGGGATCCCACGGGAAAACCACGACGTCGGCGCTCGTTGCCCACGTGTTGCACACCTGCGGAGTCGACGCGAGCTATGCGGTCGGCGCCCGTGTGTACGGCGTGGAGGGCGCCGTTGCGGGTGGATACGGAGGGTCCGCGATGGAGGCCGTTGTTGAGGCCGATGAGTCCGACGGCTCCTTCATGCGCTACGACACCGCCATCGCGATCGTCCTCAACGTTGAGTCCGATCACCTGGACTTCTACGGATCGTTCGAGGCGGTCGAGAGGGCGTTCGTCGACTTCGCCTCCAAGGCACCCGTGGTGATTGCGTGCGCCGACGACGCCGGATCCGCGCGAGTGGCGGACGCCGCCGAGGCGGCGGGCTCGCGAGTGATTCGTTACGCAGCATCGTCGCTACGCACCCCGGCCAAGCTTGCCGATGTCCAGGTCGACGTCGACTCTGTGACGTGGGGTGATGTCTCGGTGCCATTGATGGTTCCCATTCCGGGCGCCCACCAGAGGCTGAACGCGGCGGCCGCGTGGGCCGCTGTCGTTGAACTTGGCGTCGAGCCTGGCCGTGCGGCCGCGGCGATCGCGTCCTTCGCGGGCACCGGCCGGCGCTTCGAGTTGCGCGGCGAGGTGGATGGAGTGCGTGTGATTGACGACTACGCACACCACCCCACAGAGGTGGCCGCGGTGCTGGCCGCCGCGCGGTCCGCCGGCGCCGGACGTCTTGTCGTGCTCTTCCAACCCGCGTTGTTCACCCGAACCCAAGCGCTCGGTGCTGAGTTCGGCAGGGCGCTGTCGATTGACGACGCGGCACTCATCCTGGCCCCGGTTCATGGGGATCGCGAAGACCCTATCCCGGGGGTATCGTCGCAGCTCATCGCCGACGCCGTGACGCTGGGTTTCGGCACCACACTTGAACTCGCGGACGACCTTGCGGATGCGGCGAGCAGGGCGGCTGCCGCGGCGCGTCCGGGGGACACGATCATGACGATCGGGTCAGGCACCGTCACCGAGGCGGCCGGGTGGATCGTATCGGCCTTGGAGGCACGCCGTGGCTGA
- a CDS encoding UDP-N-acetylmuramoyl-L-alanyl-D-glutamate--2,6-diaminopimelate ligase yields the protein MTISMRPAHVEPVSLSELAVAAGLDPSALDGDDVLITGATVDSREVRQGDLFGAFAGLVQHGARFAAGAVAAGAVAILTDAAGRDMVRAEGLTVPVVVAQHTRAAMGEAAAAVYGHPSSRLTFVGITGTNGKTTTSYFIDNALAQVHAHRAVLGTVELRIGDEAIESPRTTVEAPVLHGLLARMLEEGVTAAVTEVSSHAAALDRIAGVDFAVAVFTNLQWDHLDFHKTMDRYLADKAKLFAPGRARRGVVCIDDEYAQRLAREAPIPVETVSTRPGSPRGDWNVEDAQVGLDGVGSQFILVAPDGTRHAAESPLPGLVNVSNAAVAVVAAHAAGVPLTAAIHGVATAHGVPGRMERVIERSDVDPLAIVDYAHTPDALTLALEGVRPITPGKLILIFGSDGDRDQGKRPVMGEIAANLADVIVLTDENPRSEEPAAVRAAIRAGIEKVRPDLRDVHEIEPRVAAVEYGLRLGKPGDTVIVTGKGHEPTQEIAGVFYRYNDRDAYLQAHARIVADRIADEREGSS from the coding sequence ATGACGATTTCGATGCGCCCCGCGCACGTCGAGCCCGTCTCTTTGAGTGAACTCGCGGTGGCGGCGGGTCTCGATCCATCCGCGCTCGATGGGGACGATGTCCTCATCACGGGCGCGACGGTCGATTCGCGCGAGGTTCGGCAGGGAGACCTCTTCGGCGCGTTCGCGGGACTCGTCCAGCACGGCGCGCGCTTCGCGGCTGGGGCGGTCGCGGCCGGAGCGGTCGCCATTCTCACCGACGCCGCTGGGCGTGACATGGTGCGGGCCGAGGGCCTGACGGTTCCCGTGGTGGTCGCGCAGCACACGCGCGCGGCCATGGGCGAGGCTGCGGCGGCCGTCTACGGCCATCCCTCGTCGCGGCTCACGTTTGTGGGAATCACTGGAACGAACGGCAAGACGACCACGAGCTACTTCATCGACAATGCGCTCGCCCAGGTTCACGCGCACAGGGCGGTGCTCGGCACCGTCGAGCTGCGGATTGGGGACGAGGCGATCGAGTCCCCGCGCACGACGGTCGAGGCGCCGGTGTTGCACGGACTTCTTGCCCGCATGCTGGAGGAGGGCGTGACGGCGGCGGTGACCGAGGTGAGTTCGCACGCGGCCGCACTTGATCGCATTGCGGGCGTCGACTTCGCCGTGGCCGTCTTCACCAATCTACAGTGGGACCATCTCGACTTCCACAAGACGATGGACCGCTACCTGGCCGACAAGGCCAAGCTCTTCGCTCCCGGCAGGGCGCGCAGGGGAGTGGTATGCATCGACGACGAGTACGCTCAGCGCCTCGCTCGAGAGGCGCCCATCCCCGTCGAGACGGTCTCGACCAGGCCCGGGTCTCCGCGCGGCGACTGGAATGTTGAGGACGCGCAGGTGGGCCTCGACGGCGTCGGCTCGCAGTTCATTCTGGTGGCGCCTGATGGCACGCGCCACGCGGCCGAGAGCCCGTTGCCTGGCCTCGTCAACGTGTCGAACGCCGCAGTGGCTGTCGTTGCGGCTCACGCCGCCGGCGTTCCCCTGACGGCGGCCATCCACGGCGTCGCGACGGCTCACGGGGTGCCGGGCCGGATGGAGCGCGTGATCGAACGCAGCGACGTCGATCCGCTCGCGATCGTCGACTACGCGCACACGCCCGACGCGCTCACACTTGCCCTTGAGGGGGTGCGCCCCATCACGCCTGGCAAACTCATCCTTATCTTCGGTTCGGACGGCGATCGCGATCAAGGCAAGCGACCCGTCATGGGCGAGATTGCCGCGAACCTGGCCGACGTCATCGTGCTCACCGACGAGAACCCGCGTTCGGAGGAACCGGCCGCAGTGAGAGCCGCCATTCGTGCAGGCATCGAAAAGGTGCGTCCCGATTTGCGCGACGTTCATGAGATCGAGCCGCGAGTAGCCGCGGTCGAATATGGCCTCCGCCTCGGCAAGCCGGGCGACACCGTCATCGTGACGGGCAAGGGGCACGAGCCCACCCAGGAGATCGCAGGCGTGTTCTACAGGTACAACGACCGCGACGCATACCTCCAGGCCCACGCGCGCATCGTCGCGGATCGAATTGCGGACGAGCGCGAGGGGTCATCGTGA
- a CDS encoding UDP-N-acetylmuramoyl-tripeptide--D-alanyl-D-alanine ligase yields the protein MRSLTAQWIANAVGGVLVADVDTLVTSVVKDSRDATPGALYVAFVGEQVDGHDYVGQAFAAGGTLALVSRTIDGPHILVDDVTAALGALARDYLAALRHEGELVVIGITGSNGKTSTKDILAQVLPHAVAPVGSYNNEIGLPLTVLTAGPDTRHLVLEMGASAPGDIAYLTAIAPLDIAVVLMIGSAHAGGYGSMAALAEEKATILDGVVPGGTGILNADDPLVATMVGRAPRTVTFGFGEATVAGVGRRTEAGRARFSVLGQEVALSLIGDHHATNALAAIAVGLECGMSAEAAAAAVSSALPASPHRMALRERADGVRILDDAYNASPESMRAAFRALKAVAAGGRTWAVIGEMLEMGDDSIAAHDFLGEDAVRLGIDHLVVVGVGARPAFVSAVREGSWGDEAAFVATIDQAHELIAGRVAPGDTVLVKGSHGTELWRLADQLIEEVS from the coding sequence GTGAGGTCTCTCACCGCCCAGTGGATCGCCAATGCCGTCGGGGGAGTGCTCGTCGCCGACGTCGACACGCTGGTGACGTCGGTAGTGAAGGATTCCCGCGACGCGACGCCAGGGGCGCTCTACGTGGCTTTCGTCGGCGAGCAGGTTGATGGTCACGACTACGTCGGCCAGGCGTTTGCCGCGGGCGGGACGCTTGCGCTCGTGTCGCGAACGATCGACGGACCTCACATCCTCGTCGACGACGTCACGGCGGCGCTGGGCGCCCTGGCCAGGGACTACCTCGCGGCTTTGCGTCACGAGGGCGAGTTGGTGGTCATCGGCATCACGGGATCAAACGGCAAGACGTCGACCAAGGACATTCTCGCCCAAGTGCTCCCGCACGCGGTGGCTCCCGTGGGCAGCTACAACAACGAGATCGGCTTGCCGCTCACCGTGCTCACGGCAGGCCCCGATACTCGCCACCTTGTGCTGGAGATGGGGGCTTCGGCCCCGGGGGACATCGCGTACCTGACGGCGATCGCACCACTTGATATCGCCGTGGTCCTCATGATTGGTTCAGCGCACGCGGGCGGCTACGGCTCGATGGCCGCCCTAGCGGAGGAGAAGGCGACGATTCTCGACGGCGTCGTGCCTGGTGGCACGGGAATCCTCAATGCCGACGATCCCTTAGTCGCGACGATGGTCGGCAGAGCGCCGCGCACAGTGACGTTCGGGTTTGGTGAAGCCACCGTCGCGGGTGTGGGCCGTCGCACGGAGGCAGGGCGCGCCAGATTCTCCGTTCTCGGCCAAGAGGTGGCACTGTCGCTCATCGGTGATCACCACGCGACGAACGCGCTCGCCGCGATCGCGGTGGGCCTCGAGTGCGGAATGTCGGCGGAAGCGGCCGCGGCCGCGGTGAGTTCCGCACTTCCGGCGAGCCCGCACCGCATGGCATTGCGCGAACGCGCCGACGGCGTGCGCATTCTCGACGACGCCTACAACGCATCGCCCGAATCGATGCGGGCGGCGTTCAGGGCACTCAAAGCGGTCGCGGCCGGCGGGAGGACGTGGGCGGTGATCGGCGAGATGCTCGAAATGGGCGACGACTCCATCGCGGCGCATGACTTCCTTGGAGAAGACGCCGTCCGGCTCGGAATCGATCACCTGGTCGTCGTGGGCGTCGGGGCCCGTCCCGCCTTCGTTTCGGCGGTCCGCGAGGGCTCCTGGGGGGATGAGGCCGCGTTCGTCGCTACCATTGACCAGGCTCACGAATTGATTGCGGGCCGTGTCGCACCGGGGGACACCGTCCTGGTCAAGGGATCGCACGGCACGGAGCTGTGGCGATTGGCCGACCAGTTGATCGAGGAGGTTTCATGA